In the Odocoileus virginianus isolate 20LAN1187 ecotype Illinois unplaced genomic scaffold, Ovbor_1.2 Unplaced_Contig_283, whole genome shotgun sequence genome, ccaggctcctctgtccatgggattcttcaaaaaagaatactggagtgggttgcccctagAGGGAGGGCTGGTCAAAGAGGATGTGCTGGGTGCGGGGTTGGAATGAGGCCAGCGGGCACAGCAGTCACGGGCCCGGGACTAGCTGACCCCCCGGCCATGGGGTGGGAGCCACTTAGACGGCCTTGGCCGAGACCCAGGCTGGGCAGCGGAGCCGCCGGGGCTGAGGTGGTCAGTCATGGATCAGAGTGCGGTTCTGGAGAAGCAAGGCTGAGACAATGCTGTAGGTGGGGGCCCCCGACCATCTCATCGCAGGACTGTGCGATGCCCAGGCTGGCTGATCCCAGCAGCCCCACCTTATCCCCATCACCCCCCATAGGAATTTTGGGAGAGGCTCCCGTGCTACATCATGGAGACGGACTACACGGAGGCCTTGACCCCCATCTGCGCCAGCCTCACCAACCTGGCCGAGCGCCAGCTGCACGCCAAGGACGAGGAGGCCAACCCAAGCAGGAGCAGGCATGGTGGGCAGCCCCCCTGCACCATGCATCCTCCTCCTTGTGTTGACCCTGCTCCGAGCTCCATGGAacccggggtggggagggagcccaTGCTCTCGTGTCTCCTTTCCTGCCTTCAGCATCCTCTGCAGGGATGCTCTGATCCTGGGAATCCTCGGAGCTCTGCTTGAAAGGCCCCATCCTGTCCAACTCTCCCTTTATGGGCTCGGACAGCGAGGCCCCAGGTTGGGGCATGCGGGGCCTGGGGCTACCCAGCCAGCGAGGGGCCCCACTGGAGTCTCGGTGTTCCCCAGGTACTGATGTCGTCCCCCTACAAGGGGGAGGGCTGCGGAATCGCCATGCTCAACCTTCTGAAGACCCTGAGCCAGAGCATCGCCCCCTCCATGGCCGACATGTAGGAACTGGAGATCCCGCTGTTGGTCAAGTACCTGGAAGGTGAGATGTCCCGGGTGCGTGTGTGAGCCACCCGCTAAGTGTACCCGCCGGGTGCTAGACCTGTGGCTGAGCAAAGGAGCCCGAGTGCATGTGTGATCCCCCCACACACCCCTAGTGTACTTGCCGGGTACTCACCACCTGGTCTGAGCAAAGGAGCCCGGGGTGTGTGGCCACCTCACATCACTGTACATGCCGAGAACCAGTCACGTGGCCTGAGCAAAGGCGCCCGGGCTCCAGGTGGCCGGCACAGCCCACTCTGCTCcttgggagggtggggagggacgtGGGGCTGTGGGGAGCCCGTCCACGGAGGACCCCAGATGCTGCATTTAGGAGGCGGCATGGAGGAGCCGCAGGAGAGAGGAGCACGGGTGGCCCTTCTCTCTGCAGAACACACCGAGTTTACCTGGAACCAGAAGACGTGGGAGGACAGGCTGATTCAGGTAGAGGTGATCCCGCCACCTGAggccggggtgggggcggtgggggcagCTCTCTGTGGGTTTGGCGTGGGGGGAGTTCAGGAGCCCCCAGGGGACACGTTCCCCTCCTGTCACAAGACTCGGGGAGCACAGGCAGCTCCAGCAGGAGACCCCACCCTGGAAGCCAAAGCCCCGGAGGCAGCACAGGGTGACCCCCTCCCGGCAGCCCCCAAGCCCGCACAGCACTAGGGCTGGGTCGGGGCTGAAAGGGGAAGCCCTCTAGAGACCGGGGAAGGCGCTGGAGGGGGAGAGTCACGGCCGAGGAGCACCGCCCTCTGGAGCACTGCCCACCTCTgccttcttcccccacccccagtttctgAGAAACTCCCTCAAGATGCCTCGGGGTTCCCGCTGGAGCCTGCGTCTGAGCAAAGAGCTGAACAACCAGATCGAGAGCTTCGACAGCCCCTCCCTGGAGAAGGTTGGTTCCCAGAGCTGAcccattgaaaagaccctgatgggagggattgtgggcaggaggagaaggggacaacagaggatgagatggtgggatggcatcaccgactcgatgaacatgggttgagtaggctccagcagttggtgatggaccgggaggcctggcgtgcttctgtccatggggtcgcaaagagtcagacacgactgagcgactgaactgaactgatgtctgtTCGCGCTATTTTTTCCCAAATGTACACACAAAGTTCttgtaaacaaaaaataagagaCATAATCCAACAATGGGGACAGAATAGAGGCAGAATTTTCAGAAATGGACCATGACAAGATGCAAAGATGACTAACCAAGATGCAAACATTCTGCCTCTCGTGGATAATATCCTAAgtcagagagaaggcaggaggatTAGTGCTCCTAGgtttgttggtgggagtgtagaTTGATTCCGTTTATATAGGAGAGAAACTTGGCCCCCACTCTTGGTAATGTGCCTGCCCTGCTACAGCCTAACCTCTCAGAGTAGCCTGGATACTTGATTTTGAAAATATCCAAAAGGCATATTTTTAAACCTGGAGGAACGAGTAGGGACCCACCCTTGGCAGTGACCCCAGAGGCCCGGGCTGGAGGCTTGAAGCGCCCTCTGTCCCTCTCGCCTCTCCAGGGCTTTCTGTACCGGGCCTTGGGCTTCACCCTGGCCACGGGCCTGGAGGCCGACAAGGTGGAGGTGCTGCTGCTGGAGCTGCTCTACAAGACGGACTACAGCGACGACTTCGACTGGGAGGTGAGGGTGCCCGTGGTCCCCCCGGGCCTCGGGAGGACGTGGTGTGTGCACGCCTGTGCCTGTGTGCGGGCGTGTGTTTATCTGAGTGTGCGCGTGCGTGTCTGTttatccgtgtgtgtgtgtgtgccggggGAACAGATGGGGTGTCCCCCCCCCGCCCTCACCCTGCCCCCTGGGTCTCCCCGCAGGGTGTGATTCTGTGCTTTGGCCTGTGTGCCCGGGGCCAGGTGAAGACGGTGCTGGGCGTGCTCCATGACTTTGAAGAGAGGATCCAGGAGTCGGAGCAGTCCTGGCAGATCGGTGCCTGGCGGGTGAGGCACCCTTGCTCCATCGTCAGCTCTCTGGGGGCCTCTTAGAAAGGTGTTTTCAGCCCCCAACcaaggctcttcagttcagttcagttcatttcagttgctcagtcatgtccaactccttgtgaccccatggaccgcagcacgccaggcctccatgtccatcaccaactcctggggcctactcaaactcatgttcatggagttggtgatgccatcccaccatctcatcctctgtcgtccctttctcttccctccttcaatctttcccagcatcagggtctttcagatgagtcagctctttgcatcaggtggccaaagtattggagtttcagcttcaacatcagtccttctgatgaatattcaggactgatctcctttaggatggactggttggctctcctgcAGTCTTACTAGATCTCAATAAGGAACTCCCCTGTGTCTCCTTCGCCAAAGTAGAGCGGGGAACTGGACGGAGGCAGACAAAGGCTGGGCTCTGGAAGCTGTCCCTTCCATCCACAGGGCACAGTGCCCAGGGCTGCCTGAATCCCCAGGGGGCCACCAGCTGTGTCACAACTGATGATTCAGGTTTTGGTCTTAGCGTTGAACCTTTGCCCTGGGGATCTGGTAGTTTGGAGAGAGAGAATTGGGAGTGTCCCGGCTTCTCTCCCGGCTTCTCCACAAAGTGGAGCCTCAGACCTGGATTTCTACTCAAAGACTGGAGAGCGTGGgctcccctgctcctcctctcaTGGTGGGTTGGGTGGCCTCCAACACCTCCTCCCAGAAGAGCTGGGCTGAGGCTCTCTGTTCCCAGTGAATCACCAGCATCTCGGAGCCCCTGgcccagagcaggtgctcaggaGGTGAAGGTGTGAAGGCGCGCACAGCCGCCTCTGGTGGGGTGTCTGCACAGAACCCCTGCGACCGTGGAGTCATGGCCACGGTCTGACCTGCTCACCACGCTACACCAGGGGCTCATGAAAGTGTGTTCAAGGAGAGAATACATGATTGAGCGCTTCAGGTGCCCAGGAAACACCTGAGGCATAGATCCTCTCCCCGATGGCCACagtgagagagaaagtgagagagagagagagaccaggccAGGatatgcagcagagtctggcagttgcttttTCACCgtagcctttataccctaagttggtacatttctaagggggagataagcacacagacttagtttaacgttacatcagcttgtccttcacgaaaccaggtgtgctctgtatatttttgtttatgagcgtcttttcccatagattttttgtacattatcttctggccttgaggttagcagaaaacagaaaagtggcagtctcATGATACAGCAGGTTgtaacataatagaaatacaatcctgttaacataaaagtcagtctttttgcagaaattctcagctaaatttatctaaaaagtttaacacacaaagactctgtggctctggtgaggcagcccctgtttagcactcttggttaaaattaacaattatcttattgtttttacactagggctaaactcttatttttcagatctccaactatattaacaatagtttccactgtacaacctcagcacattaacatcaatcaaatgttgatctaataaccacttttaaaacaatatgttttataatttttaatagggCTTACTCACCCCCCCatagggctctgtgcctattagggcctttttaatggttaatctctatgtataatatcttttggctttcaggcctgttgacaatttatggcttgcacctggtgcaactttaagcaacttcagtagctgaccctgtcttttttgtggttaatctattttctatctattaggtgtcatctctatgggaactagataggattacatttttacagaacagaaatgtaaaggattgcaaaaacagcagatatggcacaaaacaggctcttagtctaaaagttaattacctgcaagaagtcgccagctaattctctatctaaactattatctattaggcacatttgtggccatcatatttgtggagcttttctcaccccgtgaaggggcctatgcttaatagtttcttttgttagcgttcTGTGCTTAGGATATTTAGAACAATCaagagcattttttgcaatgagagcacatatttatcacacaagccagaatgccagcaaaagggtttgaattgaagcatttccttcatccctggccccttcatagggtaccagcatccaggagatttattaattagggttttaagttggtctttattcagtgaaagaggagcaggagagctctcagcaggcaacacaagaatccgcagcagggtaaacaagaacaacagcagaaaaggggggaggatacagggtggggtagaggccgaggccaacctggagggtcccttatcctagacggccttgcctgtcaggttttttcctcatgacctcgtcatggatggggtcccggacggccttgcctgcccggtattttcttcatgacctcgtcatgggcgGGACCTCCCATAACGGCTCCCGGCATTGGTTAGTCATCTTTGCATCTTCTCATGGTCCAATCTTGGAATTTCTGCctctattctttccccattgttggattatgtctcttcttttttgttcACAAGAACGTTGTGTGTACATTTGGGAAAAAATAGCGAGCacagacatcagttcagttcagtcgctcagtcacgtctgactctttgcgaccccatggactgcagcacgccaggcctcccggtccatcacaaCTGCTGGAGCCTACTcaacccatgttcatcgagtcggtgatgccatcccatcctctgtcatcgccttctcctcctgcccacaatccctcccagcatcagggccttttcaaatgggtcagctctttggaTCAGATGGCcatagtactggagtttcagcttcaacatcagtcctgctaatgaacacccaggactgatctcctttaggatggactggttggatctccctgcagtccaagggactctcaagagtcttctctaacaccacagttcaaaagcatcaattcttctgcgctcagctttctttataatccaacactcacatccatacacaaccgctgttttttttttcttccaatttatttatttatttattttaattggcgcctaattactttccaatattgtggtggttcttgccatacactgacctgaatcagccatgggtggacatgtgttccccatcctgaacccccctcccacctccctccccatcgcaCCCATCAGGGTCATCCCATTGCACCAGGCCTGAGTGcctgccctgtttcatgcattcaatatggactggcgatctatttcacatatggtaatgtacatgtttcagtgctattctctcacatcatcccacccttgcaTTCTCCCACCAAGTCCAAACgtctcttctttacatctgtgtctcttttgctgtctcacatatagggtcatcgttaccatctttctaaattccatatatatgcgtgcATATACTGTGCTCTTTTCAGGACGTGCCCGCTTGGGAGTGCACACCCGGCCGGCCTGAGAGTGTTTCTCTCCTACTGTGAGTCTTGGCCTCCTTGAGCCAACAGTAACTAGacaccgccccctcccctcccctccctctgcagGCTTTGGGAGGCTGTGAGCCCACGAGTAGGGTGCTCACAGCATTTGGACCAGCGAGCGAGGGAAGGGCAGGCCTGCTGGAAGCTGCAGGGAGGGGCGGCACCCAGGAAGGAGCCAGCCCTAGACTCAGGGTCGGGGCAGGAGGCAGACCAGGGGTGGTCTAGCCGGATGCTCAGAGCAGGCTCTGCCCCTACCATCGCTGAGTCCTGTAGGCTCGCAGTCACCTTCTGTCACCGGCCACATCCATCCTCAAAGCCCCAGGACCATGACAGCAGCCCCCTGGGACAGCAGGGTCCCCGTAAGTAGGTCGGTCTAGTTCCTTTCTTGAGGGTCTGGTGCTAACAAGTGCATCATCACGGTGAGTCGGAGGGCCTGGTGGGGGTGGTTCCAGAGGACTCGGATGGGATATCCAGTCCTTCCAGTGGGCTCACGGGGGCCAGAGAGCTCACACCTGTGGGAAGCCTGAGCCAGGACCCCTGCCCTGGGGTCTGggccagggtgggcaggaggtggggatgAGAGGAGTGGGCTGCCAGAGGAAGCGTGCATGGCTTTAACCTCCTCGGATTTCGGCAAGGGCGGCCTCTTTGGCAAGGCCTGGCTCTCTGGGCTCCAGgctgcttcctggagaagggggagCGGTCCAAGGCACGGGGCGGCCCACCTGCCCAGTCCCTCCAGCTGGCGCAGGGGGGCTGCCCACCGTGCCTGCTCTTActtgtgctggcttctctcgtCCTTGGCGTGCAGCTGGCGCTCGGCCAGGTTGGTGAGGCTGGCGCAGATGGGGGTCAAGGC is a window encoding:
- the LOC139034298 gene encoding maestro heat-like repeat-containing protein family member 2A — its product is MPRGSRWSLRLSKELNNQIESFDSPSLEKGFLYRALGFTLATGLEADKVEVLLLELLYKTDYSDDFDWEGVILCFGLCARGQVKTVLGVLHDFEERIQESEQSWQIGAWRVRHPCSIVSSLGAS